One Penaeus monodon isolate SGIC_2016 chromosome 34, NSTDA_Pmon_1, whole genome shotgun sequence DNA segment encodes these proteins:
- the LOC119594895 gene encoding chymotrypsin BII-like, whose amino-acid sequence MVARVALLLAFVVAASGNPAARKPWHWKSPKPLVDPRVPAPAGTGRIVGGTEAVPNSWPHQVALFIDDMYFCGGSLISNEWVLTAAHCMDGAGFVEVVMGAHNIRQNEPTQVSMTSTDFFTHEHWNSHTLSNDLALIKLPSPVQFNEYISAVKLPSSDVAVGTTVTPTGWGRPSDSSNGISDVLRQVDVPIMDTADCSAVYGHLGNGIVCIDAAGGKGTCNGDSGGPLNLNGVTYGITSFGSSSITLSTNHKE is encoded by the exons ATGGTCGCCAGAGtcgctctcctcctcgccttcgtCGTCGCCGCC AGCGGAAACCCCGCCGCGAGGAAGCCATGGCACTGGAAGTCCCCGAAGCCCCTGGTCGACCCCAGGGTTCCTGCACCCGCCG GAACTGGGCGCATCGTGGGCGGCACCGAGGCTGTGCCTAACTCATGGCCCCACCAGGTGGCTCTATTCATCGACGACATGTACTTCTGCGGCGGTTCCCTCATCTCCAACGAGTGGGTCCTCACGGCCGCTCACTGCATGGACGG TGCCGGCTTCGTCGAAGTGGTGATGGGCGCCCACAACATCCGCCAGAACGAACCCACGCAGGTCTCCATGACTTCCACCGACTTCTTCACTCACGAGCACTGGAACTCCCACACTCTCTCCAACGATCTTGCCCTCATCAAGCTGCCCAGCCCGGTTCAGTTCAACG AATACATTAGCGCTGTCAAGCTGCCTTCCTCCGACGTGGCTGTGGGAACCACCGTCACCCCTACAGGATGGGGCCGCCCCTCTGACA GCTCCAACGGCATCTCCGACGTTCTTCGTCAGGTGGACGTCCCCATCATGGACACCGCCGACTGCAGCGCCGTCTACGGCCACCTTGGAAACGGCATCGTCTGCATCGACGCCGCAGGCGGAAAGGGAACCTGCAAC GGTGATTCTGGCGGCCCCCTCAACCTGAACGGCGTGACCTACGGCATCACCTCCTTCGGTTCCTCC TCTATTACTCTCAGTACTAATCACAAAGAATAA